A portion of the Manihot esculenta cultivar AM560-2 chromosome 2, M.esculenta_v8, whole genome shotgun sequence genome contains these proteins:
- the LOC110608899 gene encoding uncharacterized protein LOC110608899: MVGDSQTAAKVTTNKGKCKLHQVVRGKNEEADFLAKIATIEEGELWMILVYKFLTQDDLLIDEWSAKQVIKKSSKYALINGRLYRRFSTQLWLQYIMEDDGREILKDIHKGNPGNQEGARTIVWKTFKQRYYWPMIMQDAKEFVQRCH, translated from the coding sequence ATGGTCGGCGATTCACAAACTGCTGCTAAGGTTACTACCAATAAGGGCAAGTGCAAACTTCACCAGGTGGTTAGAGGTAAAAATGAAGAGGCTGATTTTCTGGCCAAAATAGCGACGATAGAGGAAGGAGAATTGTGGATGATACTCGTGTACAAGTTTTTGACACAGGATGATCTGCTGATCGATGAATGGTCAGCTAAACAAGTAATAAAGAAATCTtctaaatatgcactaattaATGGTCGGTTATACAGGAGATTCTCAACTCAATTGTGGTTGCAATACATAATGGAAGATGACGGCCGAGAAATCCTTAAAGACATTCATAAAGGTAATCCTGGAAATCAGGAAGGAGCTCGGACGATTGTCTGGAAAACATTCAAACAAAGATACTACTGGCCTATGATAATGCAAGATGCAAAAGAGTTTGTCCAGAGGTGTCATTGA